CGACGCTGTTCGGCCAGCCGATACCGATCACCGGCATGGCCGGCGACCAGCAGGCCGCGACCGTCGGCCAGGCGTGCTTTTCGCCCGGCGACATCAAGTCGACCTACGGCACCGGCTGCTTCGTCGTGCAGAACACCGGCAGCGAGCTGATCGCATCGCGGCACAAGCTCTTGTCGACCGTTTGCTACCGGCTCGACGGCCAGACCACCTACGCGATCGAGGGCAGCATCTTCGTCGCCGGCGCGGCGGTGCAGTGGCTGCGCGACGCGATCAAATTAATCAACAACGCCGGCGACACCGAGGCGCTGGCGCGCGAGGTGCCGGACACCGGCGGCGTGTATCTGGTGCCGGCGTTCACCGGACTGGGTGCGCCGTACTGGGACCCGCTCGCGCGCGGCGCCATCCTTGGGCTGACGCGCGACTCGGGCATACGCGAGATCGTGCGCGCCGCGCTCGAATCGGTGTGCTACCAGACGCGCGACCTCCTCGACGCGATGCAGGCGGACGGCGCGCCGAAGCCCGCCGCGCTGCGCGTCGACGGCGGCATGGTCGGCAACGACTGGCTGATGCAGTTCCTCGCCGACGTGCTCGCGGTGAGTATCGAACGGCCCGAGGTCACCGAGACGACGGCGCTCGGCGCGGCCTATCTGGCTGGCCTCGGTGCGGGCGTCTACGGCGGGCTAGACGAGCTCGCCGAGAACTGGCGGCTGAACCGGCGCTTCAAGCCGCAGATGGACGAAGCAAGGCGGGACGCGCTCTACGCCGGCTGGCACGCCGCCGTGAAACGGACGCTGAGCCACGGATAGCCCCGCACCGTCGCGGGGCTATCGGCGCATCGCCGGTTCGGGACCGGACACGGCTTCAGCGAGCCGCCGGCAACAGCCTCAGCGCTTCGTCCAGGCTGACGTGCCCCATGAATCCACCGCTACCCACCGGCTGCACCTGCTTTTCGATCGCGTGCGCGAACTTCACGGCGGGATCGGCTTCCAGCCTGTCGTAGAGCCGCTGCAGCTTCGGATAATCGCGGCGATCGAGAACGGCATGGTATTTCGTCCAGCGCGCGATGCCGATGAAATAGGCGTCGGCCAGCGTCTTGTGCTCGCCGAGCAGCCAAGGGCTCTCGCCCAGCATGGCCTCCAGCTCGGCGTGCACGTTCACGACCTCCGCAGCGCCGTATCGGGTGAGCGCCGTCTTGTCCGCGCCGTCGGCGCCATGCTCGAGCGCGTACCAGAGCGGGGCGAACGCGCCGAAGAAGCTGGTGTTGAGGTAGGCCAGCATCTGGTTCAGCCGGTCGAAGTCGCGGCTGCCCTGCGCGAAGCCCAGTTTCTTGTCGATGCCGCGGGCGCCGATGTGGTTGAGGATCGCCAGGCTTTCGCTGATGAGCTGGCCGTTTTCGTCCATCAGCGTCGGGGTTTCGCCGACCGGGTTGATGCGCCGGTAGGCATCGCCGGTCACGACTTCGGGCATCTCGATGCGGCTGAGCCGGTAGGGCGCGCCGAGCCATTCGAGCGCGACGATGGAACCGAACGAGCAGCCGGACGGCACGCCGTAGAAGAGGATGGGATGCATGGTGTTCTCCTGGTGGGACCCGTTCAATCGGGCACAGGCGAACTATAGGTTTGTGGACTTTAGCCGAGTAGTCGGCAAAAATTGGACTCATCATCCACAAATGTAGACTTTGCTGCGCGATGCTGAACCTGAACGATCTCCGCTTCTTTGTGGCCGCCGTTTCGCACGGCGGCTTTGCCGCCGCCTCGCGCGGCCTGGGCGTGCCCAAGTCGACCGTCAGCAAGCGCGTGGCGGAACTGGAAGAGAGCCTAGCGGCGCGGCTGATCTATCGCAGCTCGCGCAGCTTCACGCTGACCGATGTCGGGCGCGATTTCTACGAACACGCCCGCGCCGCGCTGATCGAGGCGGAGGCCGCCGAAGACGCCGTGCACAGGCGCGTCGCGGAGCCGAGCGGCACGGTGCGGATGACCGCCTCTGTGCCGACGGCGCAGTGGTACCTGGCCGAGCACCTGCCCGCGCTCGCGCGCGCCTACCCGCGGCTGCACATCCAACTGGAAGTGTCCGACCGGATGGTCGACGTGGTGCAGGAGGGTTTCGATATCGCGGTCCGCAGCCATTTTGCGCCGCTGCCGAACTCGGGGCTGGTGCAGCGCCAGCTCGCGGTGGAACCGATCATCCTGGTGGCCGCGCCGGATTATCTGAGCCGGCACGAGGAAGTCCGATCCCCAACGCAACTGGCGACGCACAACGGTCTGATGACCGGCACGGCGGCCGGCACTTGGCAGCTGACCGGTCCGGCGGGCGCGACGTTTCGGGTTTCGCCCGTCGCCCGCATGACGGTCAACGAGTCGATGGTGCTGACCGGCGCGGCCATCGCCGGCCTCGGCATCGTCCCCTTGCCCGAGAAGATGTGCCGGCCGGCCTTACAGGCCGGGCAATTGATCCGCGTGCTCCCGGACTGGACCGCAGGGACGGTCACGACCACGATGTTGATGCCCGCGCGCCGCGGCCAGCTCCCCAGCGTGCGGGCGACCGTGGAATTCCTGGTGCAGTGCCTCGGTAATCCGTGAGGAACAAAAAAAGGGCCGGTCGTCGACCGGCCCATCAATCACACAACACGGAGAGGAGAAACTGCAATCGAACAGGGTGCTACGGGTAATGCGGGACTGACTTCGGTGGGGATCAGAAGCGCGCGGTCACGCCGACGTTGTACGCGTTCATGTCGGTCTTCAGCGCCTTGTCGCCGACGTTCATGATGCGGTCGTAGCCGGCGCGCACGCCGACGCGGTCGGTCAGCTTGTAGCCGACGCCGACGCCGACGCCGGGTGCCCAGTCGTTGGCGGTTCTGGACACGCCGTTCACCGTGCCCTTGGTATGGACGTAGTTGGCCGACGCCGAACCGTACACGTCGACCTTGTCGTTCAGCGGCAGGATGCCGAGCGCCGCGACCCGCGCGCCGTCGCGCTTGATCTCGCCGTTGTTCGCCTTGGTCTTGCCGTAGTTGGCGTAGCCGCCTTCGACCGCGAAGTTGTCGTTCACGCGGTAGCCGAGGCCGAGGCCGCCGGAGCCGTCGCGGTCCTTAGCATTTTTCAGGCCTTCCGGCTTCTGGTCGGTGTGGCCGAGGTTGCCGTAGCCGTACAGGCCGGTGTCGGCCGCCTGGGCGGCGCCGGCGGCGGCGATGAGCGTCGATGCGATCAAGAGGGTGCGAGTCAGTTTCATGGTCGTGTCCTTTGCTTAAGGTTGACTGCCAAGGCTGGCTGCCCGTGACGAGAGCGCCTTGTCGATGAATGCCAGTCTAGGGGGCGACGACCAGCGGATCTGTGGGCGCTGTGTGCGCGAAAGGTGGGACTTATATGACCTTGTGTGACGGTCTGTGACGAGGGCGGGGGAAGCCGTTAACGGGTGTTGCGGTTTAACGGGCGGTTAACAGACGAAGGGCTCGGCCAAGCCCGCAAAGGTTGGCCGAGCCCTGCTCGTTGGGGTCGATGCGGTTCAGGCGTCAGGTTCGGACCGCGTGGCGGCCTTACGCTTTTTCGCGACCGGCCGTGCCGCCAACCAGTCGAGCACGCCGCGCGCGGCGGCACGGCCGGTCGCAAAGCACGCGGTCAACAGGTAGCCGCCGGTCGGCGCCTCCCAGTCGAGCATCTCGCCGGCGCAGAACACGCCGGGCAGCGCCTCGACCATCAGCTTCGCGTCGAGCGCGCCGAAGGTGACGCCGCCGGCGCTGCTGATCGCCTCGTCGAGCGGCCGCGGCGCGGCGAGCGTCAAGGGCAGCGCCTTGATCGCGGCGGCGACGCGGGCCGTGTCGTGCATGCCGTCCTTGCCGAGCACTTCCCACAACAGCCCGACCTTCGCGCCCTTCAGGCCGAGCCGGCTCTGCAGGTGGCTGGACAGCGAGCGCGATCCGCGCGGGTGGGCGACCTCGGCGGCGACCCATTCGGCCGTGCGGTCGGGCGCGAGGTCGAGCGTCAGCGTCGCGCGGCCCTTTGCGGCGATTTCGTCGCGCAGGCTCGCCGACAGCGCGTAGACCAGGCTGCCCTCGACGCCGCCCGCCGTCACGACGAACTCGCCGCGACGCGACAGCGTGTTGCCGTCTGTGTCGGTGCAGCTCGCGATCACCGCCTTCAGCGGCTCGCCGGCGAACTTGGCAGAAAAGTGCTCGCTCCAGCCGATGTCGAAGCCGCAGTTGGCCGGGGCTAGCGGTGCGATGTCGACGCCGCGCTCGGCCAACGTTGTCACCCACGCGCCGTCCGAGCCGAGCTTGGCCCAGCTGCCGCCGCCCAGCGCCAAGAGCACCGCATCGGTCTTGGCGGTTTTCCTGCCGGCGGGGGTCGCGAAGCGCAAGGCGCCTCTGCTGTCCCAGCCTAGCCAGCGGTGGCGCACATGGATGCGTAAGCCCGATTCGCGCAGCCGCGCGAGCCACGCGCGGAGCAGCGGCGCCGCCTTCATCTCGGCCGGAAACACGCGGCCGGACGAGCCGACGAAGGTCTCGATGCCGAGGCCGTGCGCCCAGTCGCGCAAGTCGGGGCCGCAGAACTCGGCCAACATCGGCTGCAGTTGACCGCTTTTCGCGCCGTAGCGCGCGAGAAAAGGCGCGAACGGCTCGGAATGCGTGAGGTTCATGCCGCCGACGCCGGCGAGCAGGAACTTGCGCCCGACCGACGGCATCGCGTCGTACAGGTCGACCTGCAAGCCTGCTTCGATGAGCACCTCGGCCGCGGTCAGGCCGGCCGGCCCGCCGCCGACGATGGCGACGCGGGGTGTATGACGAGGTGCGGGCATGGGGACTCCTGGGGCGGGTGGGCAGCCGGCGATGTTAGCAAGAATGACGGCGTCGCGCGGCACCGATGCGGATCAGGACTTGAACGCCTGCCGGTATTGCTTAGGCGTGTAGCCGGTCAGCTGGCGGAACGCGCGGCGCAGGCTCGATTCGTCGGAAAAGCCGAGCGCGTCGCTGATCCGGCCGACCGAATCGCCCGTCAGCAGCAGCCTCTCGCTGACCTGGTTCATCTTCACCAGCCTCACCTGGCTCGCGACGCTCTCCCCGGTTCCCTCCTTCACGCGCCGCGACAGCGTGCGCGGAGACGTCGCCAACAGGCTCGCAACGCGCTCTACGGTCGCCTCGCGCGCCGGCAGCCGCTCGACCTCGAGCTGCAGCCGGCGCAACAAGGGCTGCTGCTGGAACAGAAGCTGCAGGCCCTGGAACACGGGCAGCGTGTGTGAAGGGCGCGGCAACACCATCCACTGCCGGATGTCCTGGAAGACCTGCGCGCCGCAATGCCGCTCGACGAAGGCGCGCACGATCGCCAGGTGGCCGTTGGCGCCGGTCGCCGTCGCCAGCGTCGGCGTGAAGAGCGCGTTGTGGTGGAACTGCCAGTCGACATCGCCGAAGCGCTCGCGCATCGCGTCGGCCAGCCACCAGGTCGTCGTCGCGGCCGCGCCGTCGAGCCTTCCGGCGCGCGCCAGCAGCGCGACGCCGGTGCAGTAACTGCCCAGCGCGACGTGCGCCGGCAGCCGCGCGAGCGTCGCCGCGAGCGCCGCGTTCGCGTCGAGCACGCGCCACACCTGCTTGATCGTATAGGCCCAGAAGTCGGGCACCAGCACCGCGTCGCAAGCGGCCTCGGCCAACGTCTGCTCGGGCGTCAGCGTGACGCCGTGCGCGCACACGACGGGCTCGCGGCTCTCGGCGACCCACACCGTCTTGAACAGCTCGCGGCCGCAGCGCAGGTTGGCCGCGTGCAGGATGTCTGCGACGGCGAACAGGCCGGACGGCATGCAACCGGGGACGAGCAAAAGACCGACGCGCAACGTTGGCATGATTTGTCCGGAAATTGTCGATTCCCGCCAGTGTAGGCGGCCGCGCGCGCGACGACAATCGTGTTGTCATATCACGGGACACCGCCATGAAGCTCACCCAATTACGCAACGCGACCGTCGTCGTCGAGGTCGGCGAATCCGTCATCCTCGTCGACCCGATGCTCGCGCGCGCCGGCCGCCTGCCGCCGCTCAGGTGGCTTGCGCGACACCGCCGCGCCAATCCGCTCGTCGAGCTGCCGGACAGCGCCGATGCCTTGCTCGACCGGGTCACGCACTGCCTGGTCACCCACTGCCGCAAGGGCCACTTCGACCACCTCGACCGCGCCGCCGTGCGCTGGCTGCGCGAACGCAACACCCCGGTGATCTGCATGCCCGACGACGCAGCTTATCTCGGTCGCCGCGGCCTCAACGTCAAGCCCTTGAACGTCGAGACGGTGAACCACGAAAAAATCGCCGACTTCCTCGACGGCACGATCCGGCCGGTGCCGTGCCGCCATGGCCACGGCTGGGTCGGCCGGCTAATGGCGCACGGCCACGGCTACTGCATCGAGCTGGCCGGCGAACCGCGCGTGTACCTGGCCGGCGACACGGTGCTGACCGACGAGGTCAGGCAGTTCCTGACGCGACACCAGCCCGACGTCAGCGTGATCCCGGCCGGCGGCGCGCGCTTCGACGTCGGCCGGCCCATCATCATGGGGGCCTGCGACGCGATCGAGGTCGCGCGGCTGACGCGCGGCGTGGTCGTCGCCAACCATCTGGAGGCGCTCGACCACTGCCCGGTCGGGCGCGACGAACTGCGGGTCGCCGCCCGCCTCTACGGCGTCGCCGAGCGGCTCCGCGTGCCGCAAGACGGCGAGACGCTGGTCTTCGCTTGGGGCTCGGCCGACCTTGCCGACGACGACGTTGCGCCGCGCACACAGCCCGCCGTCGCTTTCGCATAAACCTATTGCGCCGCAACAAAAGCCGCGTAGAGTGGGCCGACTGACTCGTCTTCCCCGGAGGTCCGCATGTCGTCGCAACCCGCCGCTTTTCCGTTCATCCCGACGCCGATCCAGCAGGCGCTCGACTACTGGACCGACGCCTGGCAGCGCGGCGTCCTGTTCATCGACGTGCTGCGCGAGCGCGGCAACGTCTATCTCGAGCACTCGCGCTCGGGCAAGCCGCCGGTGCTCGTGTTCGACTATGAGATCATCGTCGACGGCCGCACGCTCGAGCGCCCGGTCAACTACGCACTGGCGGCGATCCAGGCGCCGGCCGGCTGCCCGGCGACCGACGCGAAAAAGCGCCCGTTCGTCGTGATCGACCCGCGCGCCGGCCACGGCCCGGGCATCGGCGGCTTCAAGATGGACAGCGAGATCGGCATCGCGCTGCAACAAGGCCACCCGTGCTACTTCGTGATGTTCTTCCCGCAGCCGGTGCCGGGACAGACGATAGAATGCGTCGCGCGCGCCGAGGCGGCCTTCCTCGCGAAGGTCAACGCGCAGCACCCGGAAGCGGCCGGCAAGCCGTTCGTGATCGGCAACTGTCAGGGCGGCTGGGCGCTGGCGATGCTCGCCGCCGCCGCGCCCGAGTTGGTCGGCCCGCTGCTTCTGGCCGGCTCGCCGCTGTCGTACTGGGCCGGCGAGCGCGGCAAGAACCCGATGCGCTATTCGGGCGGCCTGATGGGCGGCACCTGGGGCGCGTCGTTCGCCGGCGACCTCGGCCACGGCAGCTTCGACGGCGCCTACCTCGTCAACAACTTCGAGCAGCTCGACCCTTCCAACACCTACTGGAACAAGCTCTACCACCTGTACGCCTCGGTCGACACCGAGCGCGAGCGCTTCCTCGAATTCGAGCGCTGGTGGGGCGGGCACTATCTGCTCAACAAGGCCGAGATGGAATGGATCACGCAGAAGCTGTTCGTCGGCAACCGGCTGACGGCCGGCGAGGTGACCACCGAGGACGGCTCGGTACGCATCGACCTCAGGAACATCCGCTCGCCTATCGTCGTGTTCGCGTCGTGGGGCGACAACATCACGCCGCCGCAACAGGCGCTGAACTGGATCCCCGACCTGTACGACAGCGCGGAGGACATCCGCGTCAACGAGCAGACCATCGTCTACTGCCTGCACGAGCAGGTCGGCCATCTGGGCATCTTCGTGTCGGCCGGCGTCGCCAATAAGGAACACAGCGAATTCGCCAGCGCGCTGGATCTCATTGACGTGCTGCCGCCGGGCCTCTACGAAGCGGTCATCGAGGACACGCACCCGGAAACGCCGGGCCTCGAGTACGTAGAAGGCCGCTACGTGATCCGCTTCGAGCCGCGCGACGTCGCCGACATCCTCGCGCTCGACGACGGCCGCGATGACGAATGCGCGTTCGAGGTGGTGCGCCGCGTCGCCGAGATCAACCAGAGCGTCTACGACGCCTTCGTGTCGCCGTGGGTACGCGCGTTTTCCAACGACTACAGCGCCGCGTTCTGGCGCCACCTGAACCCGGCGCGTTTCGAGCGCGCGTTCTTCTCCGACCTCAACCCGGCGGTCGCGGCAGTCAAGCCCTTGGCCGAGTCGGTGCGCTCCGCGCGCGCGCAGCTAGCCGACGACAACCCGCTCTTGGCCGCGCAGCAGCAGGTATCAGACGCCGTCGTGCGCACGCTCGACGCCTGGCGCGACGCGCGCGACGCGGCCCAGGAACGCACCTTCTTCTCGATCTACGATGCGCCATGGCTGGCTGCGCTCACGGGCCTCAAGCCCGCCGCCGAGCGCGCGCTGAGGGCACGCGAAAAGGACTGGGACCAGGAAGAGCGGCTGCGCCTGAAGCACGCGGCGCTCGACGCCTACTACGAAAAAGGCTCGCCGGTGGTCGGTTTCCTGCGGCTGTTGATCTACGTCGCGATCGGCACCGGCGTCGTCGACGAGCGCGTGTTCAACGGCATCCGCCGCGTGATGCGCGACGTCGGCCTCGAGGAAAAGATGACGCTGGCCAAGCTCAAGGACATCATCAAGCGCCAGACCTTCCTCGTGCGCCAGGACGAGGAGCGCGCGCTCAATGGCCTGCCCTCACTCTTGCCCGAAGCGCACTATCGTCGCCAGGCGCTCGATCTGGCGCGCGAGTTGCTGGCGCTGCCGGGCAAGATCAGCGACGAGAAGGAGGCGCGGCTCGCGCGCGTCGCCGACGTGCTGGGGCTGACGGCGGTAGAAGCGCCGGCCACCGAAACGCCGGCGCCGGTCGAGGCCGCACCGGCAGAACAGCCGGCCCCCGCCAAGCCCACGATCGAAGCCATTGAGACCGCCGCGCCTGCCGACCCCGTCAAGGTCGAAACGGTCGCGTCTGCCGAAATCCCCACCCCCGCCGCCAAACCGGCGCCGCGCAAGCGCCGCGTGACGCCGAAGAAGGCGTGACGCGCATAGCCCGAGACGGCGCACCGCGCCGTCTTTTTTTGCGCGCGGCTCGGCCAACCTTGGGCGAGGCCGCGCTACACTAACGCCCTTTCCGATCACAAGGCTGCACCCATGGCGCTGTCCGCCACCATCTACAAAGCCAACCTCAGCATCTCCGACATGGACCGCGGCTACTACGCCGAGCACGGTCTGACCATCGCGCAGCACCCGTCCGAAACGCTGGAACGCATGATGCTGCGCGTCGCCGCGTTCGCGCTGCACGCGAGCGAAACGCTCGCCTTCACCAAGGGCCTGTCGGCCGACGACGAGCCCGAGCTGTGGCAGAAGAGCTACAGCGACGAGATCGAGCTGTGGATAGACCTGGGCGAGCCCGACGAGAAGCGCGTGAAAAAGGCGTGCGGCCGCGCTAACGAGGTGTGGCTGTACTGCTACGGCGGACGCGCCGCCGAGATCTGGTGGCAGGGCCTCAAGGGCAAGACCGGGCGCTTTGCCAACCTGAACGTGATCAATATCGCGCCGGCGACCTTGGCCGGGCTGGTCGCGCTGGTCGAGCGCAGCATGCAGCTGACCGCCACCATCCAGGACGGCCAGATGTGGCTGTCGAGCGGCGAGCAGTCGGTGCTGGTCGAGGGCGAACGCTGGCAGTAGGACGGCCCGGATCGCGCGATGAAAAAAGCTCGGCCAACCCCTTAAGGTTAGCCGAGTTTTTTCGTGCCGAGCGGTGCGCGCTACAGCGCCCACCGGTAGCGCATCGTCACGAGGTTCGCGCCCGGGTTGGGCTGGGTCAGGCCGGCGTTCGAGAAGTGCCGGAAGTCGACGCTGACTTCGTGTGCGCCGAAGGCGTAGCCGGCGGACAGGCGCGACGCGAAATGCCAGCGGGAGTTGAGGTCGTGCCCCGACCCCCAGCATTTATCCGACACCCAGGAGGGGCCGACGCCGACCTCGACGAACGGCCCCCAGCCGGTGCGCGCCCCCTTGAACTGGTAGTGCAGCAAGGGCTCGGCGGTGACGCTCCACACCGAGTCGCGCGCGGTGTCGCTGTAGCCGGCTCCGAGTTCGAAGCGGCTCTCGAGCACGCCGGTGTCGTTGTCGGCCCAGCGCCAGGGCAGGATCCAGTCGACGCCGACGCGCACGTCGCCCGACCCGGAAGGACGCGTCACCTTGCCGAGCGACAGCACGAACCCGTCCACCGCCCACGCGGGCAGCGCCAGGCTCCACAGTAGCGGCAAGCACGATGCACGGCGCATGAGGTCCCCCTTCCTGTCTGCGGCCAGCGATAAAGCTTATGTCTTAAAATTAGCCATTACAGGATTCTAAACAAGCCATATAAGACATCCGTTACATGGGCTACGTAAAAAACATAGCCATCAGGGCGCTAAAACACAAAACACGTAATCATCGGGCCGGGAGTCCCCGCCGCTCGGCACAACGGCAAGAACCCGCCGGCGGAATACACCCGCCCGACCGCCGCCAGCGGCGGCGCGGCGAGCCAGACCGGCTTCTTCTTGAAGCGGCCGGCGATCGACGAGATCAGGATCGCGATCTGCAGGAAGATCACCACGACGCCGAACGGCCGCGCGTGAATCCTAAGCTTGGCCGGGCCGCAAACGCAAAAAGGGCGCCGCGACGGCGCCCTTTTCCTGTGCCGGCGTGAACCGGCAGCGCAACTCAACGCGCGACCGGCTCGGCGCTCACGCGCATTTCCAGGCGTTTACCCGGGTTGGCCGGCAGCGTCACCGTGTCGCGGTGGCCGCGGTAGTCGTAGGTCACCGAGTAGCCGGCCAGCTGCTTCTGGATCACCGGGCGGCATTCCTGCGCGACCGGCGTCGGCTTGGCGCCGACGGTCTGCGCGATCTGGCGGCCGGCCATCGCGCCGCCGATCGCGCCGACCACGGTCGCCACCGTCTTGCCCCTGCCGCCGCCGACCTGATGGCCGGCGAGGCCGCCGATCAGGCCGCCGAGCACCGCGCCGCCGTTCTCCGCGGTCATGACGTCCTGCAGGCCGCCGGTCGACGTCGGGTTCTGCGCCGTCGCGTTGCAGCCGGACTGGATCTGCTCGTACACCGGCTCGCTCTTCACCACCGTCGCGTAGTCGGTATAGCTGGCGGCGTTCGCGGCGCCGGCGGCGAGCATCAGGAGGGGGAATACGATGTTCTTGTTCATGGTGTGGAGTTCTCGGTTGATCGCAGCAAGCCCTGCTGACGCCGAGTATAGGAGCGCACCCGCTTCGCGCTCTGTGAAGAACTGTTAGCAAATTTGAAGCGCGCGGCCCGCCCGCTTTCGTCCCAGGGACATCGCCGTCGCCGAACCCCGCCGCCGGTTTTCCCACCTTCACCCCGCTCCCGTGCGTGAGGTCGACAGTGCCGATAGCGGCATCTAGACTCAACGAACCGATTCCCAAGCCGGGGATCGCGCGACAAGGATGGCGAATTCACAGGGGCGCTATCGATATGAATAAGAACAAAGCCGTTTATCGGTGCCACGATTTGCTCTCCGACGTCGATGGGCGGCGGGTCATTGTCGACGCCATCGACGACCCCGCCGACCAGATTGCCGACCTCAGGGACGGACTGCTCGGCCGGCCGGCCCGGATTTCCCCGAAGTTCTTCTACGACGCGCAGGGCTGCGCGCTCTACGGCGCCATCTGCGCGCTGGCCGAGTATTACCCGACCCGAACCGAAGCGCTGATCTACGAGCGCTGCCGCGACCCGATCGCCGAGCATCTGCCGCACGGCGGGCAATGGGTCGACCTGGGCTGCGGCGACGGGGCGAAATCGCGGCAGTGGCTTAAGCCTGCCGGTGTGCGGCGGTATATCGGTGTGGACATCGCCGCCGACTGGTTGCAGGCGACGCTGGAGGCGACCGAGAGGCAGTTCCCCGAGGTCGACTGTCTGGG
This DNA window, taken from Crenobacter cavernae, encodes the following:
- the glpK gene encoding glycerol kinase GlpK, whose product is MSPLLLAIDQGTTSTRAMVFDNTGRVIARAQEELPQFFPQPGWVEHDPNIIWQHTLEVCRAVLARPEVGGAGQITAIGITNQRETTVLWDRTSGAPLAPAIVWQDRRTAARCAELSSPANAALVAERTGLVIDPYFSATKLAWLLDTVPGARDRAERGELAFGTIDCFLLWRLTEGHVHATDASNAARTLLFDIRRQQWDDELLALFDIPASLLPEVFDNAGYFGETTLFGQPIPITGMAGDQQAATVGQACFSPGDIKSTYGTGCFVVQNTGSELIASRHKLLSTVCYRLDGQTTYAIEGSIFVAGAAVQWLRDAIKLINNAGDTEALAREVPDTGGVYLVPAFTGLGAPYWDPLARGAILGLTRDSGIREIVRAALESVCYQTRDLLDAMQADGAPKPAALRVDGGMVGNDWLMQFLADVLAVSIERPEVTETTALGAAYLAGLGAGVYGGLDELAENWRLNRRFKPQMDEARRDALYAGWHAAVKRTLSHG
- a CDS encoding glutathione S-transferase family protein codes for the protein MHPILFYGVPSGCSFGSIVALEWLGAPYRLSRIEMPEVVTGDAYRRINPVGETPTLMDENGQLISESLAILNHIGARGIDKKLGFAQGSRDFDRLNQMLAYLNTSFFGAFAPLWYALEHGADGADKTALTRYGAAEVVNVHAELEAMLGESPWLLGEHKTLADAYFIGIARWTKYHAVLDRRDYPKLQRLYDRLEADPAVKFAHAIEKQVQPVGSGGFMGHVSLDEALRLLPAAR
- a CDS encoding LysR substrate-binding domain-containing protein — protein: MLNLNDLRFFVAAVSHGGFAAASRGLGVPKSTVSKRVAELEESLAARLIYRSSRSFTLTDVGRDFYEHARAALIEAEAAEDAVHRRVAEPSGTVRMTASVPTAQWYLAEHLPALARAYPRLHIQLEVSDRMVDVVQEGFDIAVRSHFAPLPNSGLVQRQLAVEPIILVAAPDYLSRHEEVRSPTQLATHNGLMTGTAAGTWQLTGPAGATFRVSPVARMTVNESMVLTGAAIAGLGIVPLPEKMCRPALQAGQLIRVLPDWTAGTVTTTMLMPARRGQLPSVRATVEFLVQCLGNP
- a CDS encoding porin family protein, with amino-acid sequence MKLTRTLLIASTLIAAAGAAQAADTGLYGYGNLGHTDQKPEGLKNAKDRDGSGGLGLGYRVNDNFAVEGGYANYGKTKANNGEIKRDGARVAALGILPLNDKVDVYGSASANYVHTKGTVNGVSRTANDWAPGVGVGVGYKLTDRVGVRAGYDRIMNVGDKALKTDMNAYNVGVTARF
- a CDS encoding TIGR03862 family flavoprotein — protein: MPAPRHTPRVAIVGGGPAGLTAAEVLIEAGLQVDLYDAMPSVGRKFLLAGVGGMNLTHSEPFAPFLARYGAKSGQLQPMLAEFCGPDLRDWAHGLGIETFVGSSGRVFPAEMKAAPLLRAWLARLRESGLRIHVRHRWLGWDSRGALRFATPAGRKTAKTDAVLLALGGGSWAKLGSDGAWVTTLAERGVDIAPLAPANCGFDIGWSEHFSAKFAGEPLKAVIASCTDTDGNTLSRRGEFVVTAGGVEGSLVYALSASLRDEIAAKGRATLTLDLAPDRTAEWVAAEVAHPRGSRSLSSHLQSRLGLKGAKVGLLWEVLGKDGMHDTARVAAAIKALPLTLAAPRPLDEAISSAGGVTFGALDAKLMVEALPGVFCAGEMLDWEAPTGGYLLTACFATGRAAARGVLDWLAARPVAKKRKAATRSEPDA
- a CDS encoding GlxA family transcriptional regulator codes for the protein MPTLRVGLLLVPGCMPSGLFAVADILHAANLRCGRELFKTVWVAESREPVVCAHGVTLTPEQTLAEAACDAVLVPDFWAYTIKQVWRVLDANAALAATLARLPAHVALGSYCTGVALLARAGRLDGAAATTTWWLADAMRERFGDVDWQFHHNALFTPTLATATGANGHLAIVRAFVERHCGAQVFQDIRQWMVLPRPSHTLPVFQGLQLLFQQQPLLRRLQLEVERLPAREATVERVASLLATSPRTLSRRVKEGTGESVASQVRLVKMNQVSERLLLTGDSVGRISDALGFSDESSLRRAFRQLTGYTPKQYRQAFKS
- a CDS encoding MBL fold metallo-hydrolase is translated as MKLTQLRNATVVVEVGESVILVDPMLARAGRLPPLRWLARHRRANPLVELPDSADALLDRVTHCLVTHCRKGHFDHLDRAAVRWLRERNTPVICMPDDAAYLGRRGLNVKPLNVETVNHEKIADFLDGTIRPVPCRHGHGWVGRLMAHGHGYCIELAGEPRVYLAGDTVLTDEVRQFLTRHQPDVSVIPAGGARFDVGRPIIMGACDAIEVARLTRGVVVANHLEALDHCPVGRDELRVAARLYGVAERLRVPQDGETLVFAWGSADLADDDVAPRTQPAVAFA
- a CDS encoding DUF3141 domain-containing protein; this translates as MSSQPAAFPFIPTPIQQALDYWTDAWQRGVLFIDVLRERGNVYLEHSRSGKPPVLVFDYEIIVDGRTLERPVNYALAAIQAPAGCPATDAKKRPFVVIDPRAGHGPGIGGFKMDSEIGIALQQGHPCYFVMFFPQPVPGQTIECVARAEAAFLAKVNAQHPEAAGKPFVIGNCQGGWALAMLAAAAPELVGPLLLAGSPLSYWAGERGKNPMRYSGGLMGGTWGASFAGDLGHGSFDGAYLVNNFEQLDPSNTYWNKLYHLYASVDTERERFLEFERWWGGHYLLNKAEMEWITQKLFVGNRLTAGEVTTEDGSVRIDLRNIRSPIVVFASWGDNITPPQQALNWIPDLYDSAEDIRVNEQTIVYCLHEQVGHLGIFVSAGVANKEHSEFASALDLIDVLPPGLYEAVIEDTHPETPGLEYVEGRYVIRFEPRDVADILALDDGRDDECAFEVVRRVAEINQSVYDAFVSPWVRAFSNDYSAAFWRHLNPARFERAFFSDLNPAVAAVKPLAESVRSARAQLADDNPLLAAQQQVSDAVVRTLDAWRDARDAAQERTFFSIYDAPWLAALTGLKPAAERALRAREKDWDQEERLRLKHAALDAYYEKGSPVVGFLRLLIYVAIGTGVVDERVFNGIRRVMRDVGLEEKMTLAKLKDIIKRQTFLVRQDEERALNGLPSLLPEAHYRRQALDLARELLALPGKISDEKEARLARVADVLGLTAVEAPATETPAPVEAAPAEQPAPAKPTIEAIETAAPADPVKVETVASAEIPTPAAKPAPRKRRVTPKKA
- a CDS encoding YaeQ family protein, coding for MALSATIYKANLSISDMDRGYYAEHGLTIAQHPSETLERMMLRVAAFALHASETLAFTKGLSADDEPELWQKSYSDEIELWIDLGEPDEKRVKKACGRANEVWLYCYGGRAAEIWWQGLKGKTGRFANLNVINIAPATLAGLVALVERSMQLTATIQDGQMWLSSGEQSVLVEGERWQ
- a CDS encoding acyloxyacyl hydrolase, with product MRRASCLPLLWSLALPAWAVDGFVLSLGKVTRPSGSGDVRVGVDWILPWRWADNDTGVLESRFELGAGYSDTARDSVWSVTAEPLLHYQFKGARTGWGPFVEVGVGPSWVSDKCWGSGHDLNSRWHFASRLSAGYAFGAHEVSVDFRHFSNAGLTQPNPGANLVTMRYRWAL